One region of Cydia pomonella isolate Wapato2018A chromosome 9, ilCydPomo1, whole genome shotgun sequence genomic DNA includes:
- the LOC133521350 gene encoding small ribosomal subunit protein uS8A, producing MVRMNVLSDALKSIHNAEKRGKRQVLIRPCSKVIVKFLTVMMKHGYIGEFEIVDDHRAGKIVVNLTGRLNKCGVISPRFDVPINDIERWTNLLPSRQFGYLVLTTSGGIMDHEEARRKHLGGKILGFFF from the exons ATGGTGCGTATGAACGTATTGAGTGATGCGCTGAAGTCCATTCACAATGCCGAAAAGCGCGGCAAAAGGCAAGTGCTTATCAGGCCTTGCTCCAAAGTTATCGTCAAGTTCTTGACTGTGATGATGAAGCACGGTTACATCGGCGAGTTCGAAATCGTTGATGATCACAGAGCCGGCAAGATTGTCGTAAACCTAACTGGAAGATTGAACAAGTGTGGAGTCATTTCACCCCGCTTCGATGTACCGATCAATGACATAGAGAGATGGACTAACCTCCTGCCATCCCGGCAGTTCGG ATACCTTGTTCTCACAAcaagcggtggcatcatggatCATGAGGAGGCCAGAAGGAAACATCTCGGAGGAAAGATCCTTGGCTTCTTTTTCTAA
- the LOC133521346 gene encoding uncharacterized protein LOC133521346 produces the protein MAKRFVRVFIRAIFHVIFYIWRPLIKMEILRKERGIARRLFTTAKKEFQANLESTIIDEITAAFNKLQLRADSLFNVDLRIKEQWLKTDEMTEDEIYEDCMTSDKYVSDWERIKVMYENVSRKNERMKRSCKSSGSDVSNNTQKSHQCCEKSACSSACHSRRFRLPKFELRKFDGNTKNWIGFWCQFQKIDDDETIDDGDKFQYLYQCTVPDTPAREIVESFPPSGDNYKKAVEQLKSRFARDEMLIDIYVRELLNLVLAQAKVESALPESVLRAWQRSHVLEEKGDDHLNQLMQFLKREVESEERIQLARTGIASGDSLHSVSTQPTAACLVSTEDAGKKICCVWCEKASHSSFECYKANKMSYEARKDVLNKKGACLICLKTGHNAKRCKNFTKCLFCSKRHSVLMCPDIKTSSQNETEKTSNVETSNLNNNVTQYKASTTLLQTFMANIMTNKKCIRVRCFIDSGAQKTYLRRDIIENLDLKPVGKEIVSNCLFGGIETKKELFHTYELKLASLDKKFECTMTARDKSTLCGYIPRLNVDHDMFKELQKHNITLSDVGDAAAPDIGLLIGADHAGVLLTESFLKLNNNLVAIKTKFGWTLQGPVMNTCSVLMNVVLENEHKLKESKKVVLANNTADYSTFLSTLTFIFKYIIDLIAGLSFLRSGGKVGIILFMCAVYRAVHIELTKPLMTEAFLIALRRFIPRRGRVDTKYTDNSNFHEADNLLMTLNVRNIKRKFSSPAAPWREDWWERLIRSLKDLMKRNLPCQFHSDEQAHSNENKQLLIQKGKERDSNLRVGDIVLIKMDTKRTMWLLGRIVETFSGTDGCVRVAKMRTTDGEFTRAVQRLYPREVQAGDI, from the exons ATGGCTAAACGTTTCGTGCGTGTTTTCATTCGggctatatttcatgtaattttctaCATCTGGCGACCGTTAATTAAAATGGAAATATTACGAAAAGAACGAGGTATAGCCAGGAGGCTTTTTACAACCGCGAAAAAAGAATTTCAAGCTAATTTAGAGTCAACAATTATCGACGAAATCACCGCGGCCTTCAACAAACTCCAGCTTCGAGCCGATTCCCTGTTCAACGTTGACCTACGTATAAAAGAACAGTGGCTAAAAACGGACGAGATGACTGAAGATGAAATTTATGAAGATTGCATGACCAGCGATAAGTATGTAAGCGACTGGGAGCGTATAAAAGTCATGTACGAAAACGTTTCTCGGAAGAACGAACGCATGAAGAGGTCTTGCAAGTCTAGCGGCAGCGATGTGTCGAATAACACACAAAAATCTCATCAATGTTGTGAGAAGTCGGCATGCAGTAGTGCTTGTCATTCAAGACGATTCCGTCTACCGAAATTTGAGTTACGGAAGTTTGACGGCAATACGAAAAATTGGATTGGTTTTTGGTGTCAATTTCAGAAAATCGACGACGACGAGACAATAGACGATGGAGATAAGTTTCAGTACCTTTACCAGTGCACTGTTCCAGATACTCCAGCGCGAGAGATCGTCGAGAGCTTTCCGCCGTCGGGAGATAACTACAAGAAGGCTGTTGAGCAATTGAAGTCCAGGTTTGCACGTGACGAAATGTTGATCGACATTTATGTGCGTGAACTGCTTAATCTTGTACTAGCACAAGCAAAAG TTGAGTCCGCCTTGCCCGAATCTGTTTTACGAGCATGGCAGAGATCCCATGTACTGGAGGAGAAGGGCGACGATCATCTGAACCAGCTTATGCAGTTCCTGAAACGCGAAGTGGAGTCGGAGGAGCGGATCCAGCTCGCGCGCACCGGGATAGCATCGGGTGACAGTTTGCATAGCGTTTCTACTCAACCCACCGCGGCATGCTTGGTGTCAACGGAAGACGCAGGTAAGAAGATTTGTTGCGTTTGGTGTGAAAAGGCATCGCATAGCAGTTTCGAGTGCTACAAAGCTAACAAAATGTCGTATGAAGCTAGGAAGGATGTGCTAAATAAAAAAGGAGCGTGccttatttgtttaaaaaccggACATAATGCGAAAAGAtgcaaaaatttcacaaaatgcCTTTTCTGCTCCAAACGTCATTCTGTATTGATGTGCCCTGACATTAAAACGTCAAGTCAAAATGAAACTGAAAAAACTTCGAATGTTGAAacgtcaaatttaaataataacgtaACTCAATATAAGGCTAGTACTACACTGTTGCAAACGTTCATGGCGAATATTATGACCAATAAGAAATGTATACGGGTACGATGCTTTATTGATTCGGGTGCACAGAAGACTTATTTACGTCGCGATATAATAGAAAATTTAGACTTGAAACCTGTCGGCAAAGAAATCGTGTCAAATTGTCTTTTTGGCGGGATTGAAACTAAGAAGGAACTATTTCATACCTATGAGTTAAAGCTAGCAAGCTTGGATAAGAAATTTGAATGTACAATGACCGCGCGAGACAAGTCTACGCTCTGCGGGTATATTCCTCGTTTAAATGTAGACCATGACATGTTTAAAGAGTTACAGAAACATAATATTACGCTGAGCGACGTCGGCGATGCGGCAGCACCTGACATCGGGCTGTTGATCGGCGCAGACCACGCAGGCGTGTTGCTCACGGAGAGTTTCTTAAAACTGAACAATAACCTCGTggcaataaaaactaaatttggatGGACGCTTCAAGGACCTGTTATGAACACATGCAGTGTCTTAATGAACGTAGTATTAGAAAATGAACATAAGTTGAAAGAAAGTAAGAAAGTAGTGCTCGCTAACAACACTGCAGATTATAGTACGTTTCTATCTACACTGACTTTCATCTTTAAGTACATTATAGACCTAATAGCCGGTCTTTCTTTTCTGCGGTCCGGAGGGAAGGTTGGGATAATTTTGTTCATGTGTGCAGTTTACCGAGCCGTGCATATCGAATTGACCAAACCACTAATGACAGAAGCTTTTCTCATAGCCTTACGAAGATTTATCCCGAGACGTGGAAGAGTTGACACAAAATACACGGATAATTCTAACTTCCACGAAGCTGATAATCTTCTGATGACTCTGAACGTGAGGAACATTAAGAGGAAGTTTAGTTCTCCTGCAGCGCCATGGCGGGAAGATTGGTGGGAGCGTCTCATACGCTCTTTGAAGGACCTCATGAAACGAAACTTACCTTGCCAGTTCCACAGTGATGAACAGGCTCACAGTAACGAGAACAAACAGTTGCTTATCCAGAAGGGCAAGGAGAGGGACTCTAATTTAAGGGTAGGTGACATAGTTTTAATAAAGATGGACACAAAGCGTACTATGTGGCTTTTAGGGAGGATTGTAGAAACTTTCTCCGGTACAGACGGTTGCGTAAGAGTGGCTAAGATGCGCACAACAGATGGAGAGTTCACACGAGCAGTGCAACGCCTGTACCCACGCGAAGTACAGGCTGGCGACATATAG